The proteins below come from a single Streptococcus canis genomic window:
- a CDS encoding GNAT family N-acetyltransferase, translating to MITITFEADKNRSVAHQESAEIGECTFLHNDDLWVINHTLVDEAYQGQGIARQLVDKVASEARKAGKKLAATCPYAIGLFERTNDYDDLLSD from the coding sequence ATGATAACCATAACATTTGAAGCAGACAAGAACCGCTCCGTGGCTCACCAAGAGTCAGCAGAAATCGGGGAATGCACCTTCCTCCATAATGATGACCTTTGGGTCATCAATCACACCTTAGTTGACGAAGCCTATCAAGGCCAAGGCATCGCTAGACAGTTGGTTGACAAAGTTGCCAGTGAAGCTCGCAAAGCAGGTAAAAAACTGGCAGCGACTTGCCCTTATGCCATTGGGTTATTTGAACGCACCAATGACTATGATGACCTCCTTAGTGATTAA
- a CDS encoding GNAT family N-acetyltransferase, producing MTKLRQLTTFKGSNFLIPMFLTSVIYTFFPHLLNLGAPFSGLFSQDTTFFIIAVLLIVSGIQTNLGKYPKVIKAIGPVLLLKIGIALLITLAWKAFFPASGFLGITAVTITAILMSLNPGMYLVLLGKDISEMEESAFSVINLVMLPAIPLLILSVGESNINLITPLLANILPFAIGVLIGYLYPSSRAMSRPLSMLLITFLAVTFGARINIITALQSSLTGLLLVVFYYALAVLPVALFDKEWNEKEGRMTLSMSSIAAFSMSIPPFVSQYLPLSETVMAQSISQIAFAVIISSFTTPYLYKKLIKTTSREENVEKVYQLSRDSHKPEFLLEAMAAIEWKAGAYLAKRLETGRLDAMDQVIIMTDSHDQLMGFAALVQKDIVEKPDYGPFLSTVYVSPDFRGQGLSLELVDRITEIARQKGVKDLYAITAHQGLYEKNGFTFQSPVQDKFGRDMRLLVKHLG from the coding sequence ATGACAAAACTTAGACAACTGACAACTTTTAAAGGGAGCAATTTCCTCATTCCTATGTTTTTGACATCTGTCATTTACACCTTTTTCCCCCATCTCTTAAACCTGGGTGCTCCCTTTAGTGGCCTTTTTAGTCAAGACACCACCTTCTTTATCATTGCCGTATTGCTCATAGTATCAGGAATTCAGACCAATCTAGGCAAATACCCGAAAGTCATCAAGGCTATTGGACCTGTTTTACTCCTAAAGATAGGGATTGCCTTACTAATTACCTTGGCATGGAAGGCCTTTTTCCCTGCTAGTGGTTTTCTAGGTATCACTGCTGTGACCATAACTGCTATTTTAATGTCCCTTAATCCGGGCATGTACTTGGTTCTCCTTGGTAAAGATATTAGTGAGATGGAAGAAAGTGCCTTTTCAGTCATTAATTTAGTGATGCTTCCTGCCATTCCCTTGCTTATTCTGAGCGTTGGCGAATCCAACATTAACCTGATCACACCCTTGCTTGCCAATATTCTACCATTTGCTATTGGGGTTCTAATTGGTTATTTATACCCATCAAGTCGTGCCATGTCTAGGCCCTTATCAATGCTCCTGATTACTTTTTTGGCAGTTACTTTTGGAGCTCGTATTAATATCATCACAGCGCTTCAGTCAAGCCTCACTGGCCTTTTACTGGTTGTCTTTTATTATGCCTTAGCAGTCTTGCCCGTAGCCTTATTTGACAAGGAATGGAACGAAAAAGAAGGACGCATGACCTTATCCATGAGCTCCATTGCTGCCTTTTCCATGTCTATTCCTCCCTTTGTCAGCCAGTATCTTCCTCTGTCTGAAACTGTAATGGCTCAGAGCATTAGTCAAATCGCCTTTGCCGTCATTATTTCTAGTTTTACTACCCCTTACCTCTACAAAAAACTCATTAAAACGACCTCTAGAGAGGAAAACGTGGAAAAAGTTTACCAACTGTCACGAGACAGCCACAAGCCAGAATTTCTTTTGGAAGCCATGGCAGCTATTGAATGGAAGGCTGGCGCTTATTTAGCTAAACGTTTAGAAACCGGCAGATTAGACGCCATGGACCAAGTGATTATCATGACAGACAGCCATGACCAGTTGATGGGGTTTGCAGCACTAGTGCAAAAAGACATTGTCGAAAAGCCAGACTATGGTCCATTCTTATCCACTGTTTATGTCTCTCCTGATTTCCGAGGTCAAGGCTTGAGCTTGGAATTGGTTGACCGTATCACTGAGATTGCCAGACAAAAAGGGGTTAAAGACCTTTACGCCATCACTGCTCATCAGGGACTCTATGAAAAAAATGGCTTTACTTTCCAATCTCCCGTTCAAGATAAATTTGGCCGTGACATGCGCCTCTTAGTTAAACATTTAGGTTAG
- a CDS encoding MarR family winged helix-turn-helix transcriptional regulator, whose protein sequence is MREKNTVYLIKRANLNFDKIANHTLASYGITHSQFKCLKYLYLFDNGSLNQRDLEHYFHMSNPTVTRILQNLEKEGWIKRLANGKDKRHKQLYLTDKALSMQENFKDIANQLESQLTERLTDQELDHLQTLLRKMLAISLTD, encoded by the coding sequence ATGCGCGAAAAGAATACCGTTTACTTAATCAAACGTGCTAATTTAAACTTTGATAAAATTGCCAACCATACCCTAGCAAGCTATGGTATCACCCATAGCCAATTTAAGTGTCTCAAATACCTTTACCTATTTGATAATGGTAGTCTCAACCAGCGGGATTTGGAACATTACTTTCACATGAGTAATCCAACCGTGACTCGGATTCTTCAAAATTTGGAAAAAGAAGGCTGGATTAAACGGCTAGCTAATGGTAAGGATAAGCGCCACAAACAATTGTACTTAACCGATAAGGCCTTGAGCATGCAAGAAAACTTTAAAGACATTGCTAACCAATTGGAGAGCCAGTTGACCGAGCGCCTGACAGACCAAGAACTGGACCATTTACAAACGCTATTGCGCAAAATGTTAGCTATTTCATTGACAGACTAG
- a CDS encoding amidohydrolase family protein, with the protein MTQTAIDTHAHLWSDEYLDLLERLGGTGIAIAKGLNASGDPQDLTKRLDMMDKAGVSYQVLSATPQVPQFGKPQEALKAAQTINQFYKTIIDQYPDRFRAYGVVPLPNVEEAIQEGKRVIEELGFLGIAVNTVLETSQSIADDAFLPFFEAMDALGAVIYIHPTGCGAMSPMVNDYDQEWVVGAPIEDMLATLQLLKRELPQKFPHLRFHIAHLGGGISFQMQRIIDNYEDWHSFSHHPLDTLQKYFWFDTANFLEASLLHSNEVLGHQRLLAGSDFPYFQNQKYTRAFSYIRKAALSEEEQKAILETNAKALYGERW; encoded by the coding sequence ATGACACAAACAGCTATTGACACACATGCTCACCTCTGGTCAGATGAGTACCTCGATTTACTAGAACGTTTGGGTGGCACTGGCATTGCAATCGCAAAGGGTCTAAATGCTAGTGGCGACCCTCAGGACCTGACTAAACGTCTTGACATGATGGACAAGGCTGGCGTCTCCTACCAAGTACTGTCGGCAACACCACAGGTTCCTCAGTTTGGTAAGCCACAAGAGGCTCTCAAGGCTGCTCAGACCATTAATCAATTTTACAAGACCATTATTGACCAATACCCAGACCGTTTTCGGGCCTATGGGGTTGTTCCTTTGCCAAATGTTGAAGAAGCTATCCAAGAAGGCAAGCGCGTTATTGAAGAATTAGGTTTTTTGGGAATCGCAGTCAATACTGTCCTTGAGACCAGTCAATCAATCGCCGATGACGCTTTTTTACCTTTCTTTGAAGCGATGGATGCTCTGGGAGCTGTTATCTACATTCATCCGACAGGCTGTGGTGCCATGAGCCCCATGGTCAATGATTACGACCAAGAATGGGTGGTCGGTGCTCCTATTGAGGATATGTTAGCTACCTTGCAGCTTTTGAAACGAGAGTTGCCACAAAAGTTCCCACATCTTCGTTTCCACATTGCGCATTTGGGTGGTGGTATTTCCTTTCAAATGCAGCGCATCATTGACAACTATGAGGATTGGCACAGCTTTTCACACCACCCCCTAGATACCTTGCAGAAGTACTTTTGGTTTGACACAGCCAATTTTCTTGAAGCTTCGTTGCTCCATAGTAATGAGGTACTAGGTCATCAACGTTTACTAGCTGGCAGCGATTTCCCCTACTTCCAAAACCAAAAATACACCAGAGCCTTTTCTTATATTCGAAAGGCAGCCTTGTCAGAGGAAGAACAAAAGGCAATTTTAGAAACCAATGCTAAAGCCCTGTACGGTGAGCGTTGGTAA